The following proteins come from a genomic window of Flavobacterium crocinum:
- a CDS encoding YebC/PmpR family DNA-binding transcriptional regulator, translating into MGRAFEFRKGRKMKRWSAMAKTFTRIGKDIVMAVKEGGPNPDANSRLRAVIQNAKAANMPKDNVERAIKNASNKDTANYKEILFEGYAPHGIAILIETASDNNNRTVANIRSYFNKCNGTMGTQGSVEFMFDHTCNFRIANNGLDAEELELELIDFGAEEVFEDEDGILIYAPFGSFGALQKELENRGLEILSSGFERIPQITKELTEAQIADVEKLIEKIEEDDDVMNVYHTMKEE; encoded by the coding sequence ATGGGAAGAGCATTCGAATTTAGAAAAGGAAGAAAAATGAAACGTTGGTCAGCAATGGCCAAAACATTTACCAGAATTGGTAAAGATATCGTAATGGCTGTTAAAGAAGGTGGTCCAAACCCAGACGCTAATTCCAGATTAAGAGCTGTTATACAAAATGCGAAAGCGGCCAACATGCCGAAAGACAATGTGGAGCGCGCAATTAAAAACGCAAGTAATAAAGATACTGCCAACTATAAAGAAATTTTGTTTGAAGGTTACGCTCCTCACGGAATTGCAATCTTAATTGAAACTGCTTCTGACAACAATAACAGAACGGTTGCCAACATTAGAAGCTACTTCAACAAATGCAACGGAACAATGGGAACTCAGGGTTCTGTTGAATTTATGTTTGATCATACTTGTAACTTCAGAATTGCTAATAATGGTCTTGATGCTGAAGAATTAGAGTTAGAATTAATCGATTTTGGTGCTGAAGAGGTTTTTGAGGACGAAGACGGAATCTTAATCTACGCTCCTTTTGGAAGTTTTGGTGCTTTACAGAAAGAATTAGAAAACAGAGGTCTTGAAATTTTATCTTCTGGTTTCGAACGTATTCCGCAAATCACAAAAGAATTGACTGAAGCTCAAATCGCAGACGTTGAAAAATTAATCGAGAAAATCGAAGAAGATGATGACGTTATGAACGTTTATCATACGATGAAAGAAGAATAA